The DNA segment GGCCCCTGCTGCCGCGGCCAATGCTCCGGCCGTCGAGCCGGAGGTCAACGGCCTGCTTCGCAAGATGTTCGGCATGGGCGCCTCGGACCTTCACCTCACGTCGAACCACAGGCCCCTCGTCAGGCTCCACGGCGACATGTTGGAGCTCACGGACCAGCCCGCGATCCCGCCCGACCGGATACGGAAGCTGCTCGCTGAGATCATGCCTGAACATAATGCCCGGCAGTTCGAGGAGACGAACGACACGGACTTCGCCCATGAGATCGCAGGCCTCGCCCGGTTCCGCGTGAACATCTTCCTGGACCGCTTCGGCATGGGCGCCGTGTTCCGCCAGATTCCCATGGAGATCGTGACCGCAGAGAAGCTCGGCCTCTCGAAGCAGGTGCTGGATCTCTGCTTCCTGAGCAAGGGCCTCGTGCTGGTGACAGGCCCGACGGGCTCGGGGAAGTCCACGACCCTCTGCGCGCTGGTCGACTACATCAACCGCCACCGCAAGGACCACATCATCACCATCGAGGACCCCATCGAGTTCGTCCATGCCCGGAAGCACTGCCTCATCAACCAGCGCGAGATCCACGTGCACACCAAATCGTTCGCCAATGCGCTTCGCGCAGCGCTGCGCGAGGACCCCGACATCGTCCTGGTCGGCGAGATGCGCGACCTGGAGACCATCTCCATCGCGATCGAGACGGCTGAAACGGGCCACCTCGTCTTCGGCACGCTCCACACGACCACGGCAGCGTCAACGGTGGACCGTATCATCGACCAGTTCCCGGCCGACCGGCAGGCCCAGATCAGGACCATGCTGGCAAGCTCGCTCAAGGGCGTGATCGCCCAGACGCTGTGCAAAAAGATCACCACGGGCAGGATGGCTGCCATGGAGGTTCTGTTCGTAAACAGCGCCGTGTCAAACCTGATCCGCGAAGGCAAGATCTTTCAGATTCCGTCCATCATGCAGACCGCAAAGGCGCAGGGCATGCTGCTCCTGAACGACGCCCTGTTCAAGCTGGTCGTGGACAAGCAGGTGGCGCCCGAGGAGGCCTACATCAAGTCCGTGGACAAGCTGGGATTCATGAATCTCCTGAAGAGCAAGGGCATCACCTTGAATCTTACCGGGGGGAGCGCCTTCGATTAGGCAGGGGAGCGGCACATGAGCGACCAGGCGGAATTCGCGGTACCCAAGGACCGGCAGGACGTGGCGGTGTGGCTGTATGAAGGAAGAGCGCTTACAGGCGCTATTTTCCTGGACTATACAGCGGCGGCGCTCGACGTCCATCACCGGATGGTCGCCTTCCTCGAGGACGGCAGT comes from the Nitrospirota bacterium genome and includes:
- a CDS encoding type IV pilus twitching motility protein PilT; amino-acid sequence: MSQLDKLIERLQPRQQLLLETGKEPTLRSETGSRVMVNQQLQTPQIIALLTEITPPSLKEQVSRKRQANFEYTLAGKTYTVTFLAQGELVRSVISPAEKTSEAVEEKADDIFQDEAPAPAAPAPAAAANAPAVEPEVNGLLRKMFGMGASDLHLTSNHRPLVRLHGDMLELTDQPAIPPDRIRKLLAEIMPEHNARQFEETNDTDFAHEIAGLARFRVNIFLDRFGMGAVFRQIPMEIVTAEKLGLSKQVLDLCFLSKGLVLVTGPTGSGKSTTLCALVDYINRHRKDHIITIEDPIEFVHARKHCLINQREIHVHTKSFANALRAALREDPDIVLVGEMRDLETISIAIETAETGHLVFGTLHTTTAASTVDRIIDQFPADRQAQIRTMLASSLKGVIAQTLCKKITTGRMAAMEVLFVNSAVSNLIREGKIFQIPSIMQTAKAQGMLLLNDALFKLVVDKQVAPEEAYIKSVDKLGFMNLLKSKGITLNLTGGSAFD